In Oleidesulfovibrio alaskensis DSM 16109, the genomic stretch TTACGGGAGCGGAAGCCGCTGGTGAAACAATGGCGTGTTGAAGCGCCAGAAAAATATTGGCGTAAGTTGGGTGGGAAGTCAATAAGGCGTTTGTCTCATTAATGAGGCTATGTGGGGGTGTTTGAGTTGCTCTATTGAAGGAAATAGTGGGCTCTGGGTCGATAGAAAAAGGCCGGGAGCTCGTAACCGTCCACAGAACGGCGGAAGGATTTCCCCTTGCGGGTATTGTATGACCTTCCACTCCCGACCAAAAATGGCACGGATAGGCGTTTACTGAATATGGCTGTGGTACTGGTCTGCCGTATACAGGACGCAAAAGTGTCTCTATGCATGCGCAAGTATGAATTAAGTAAAACGTATTAATGTTCTTGTTCGGAGGGTGCTGGAGGTTGGGCCGAGACAGAAGTTGATGGCATTGCTGATGATTCTGCCGTTTCGTTTGTTTGAGTTTCTTGGTTATGCCTTTTTTCGACAAGTTGCTGAGTCTCGTGGATGAAGCGTTGTGCAAGATAAGAATTGAAAGCCATGACGCTTGCTGGGCCAAATTTTAATGTGAGTTCCTTGGTAAGACCGCTGTAATCTTCTATTGATGTGGGAAATTTTAGCACCCCCATAATTTCTGAGCCAGATATCAAAAGAAGTCGTCCATCTGAGGATTCGACAATGTGGAACTCCTGAGACTTCATTAAATTTTTAGGGGGGCGGAAATGAGCAATATTAAGAATTTTTTGGATCGATTTTGCTTTTGCAATGACTTGGTGAGTGCCTGTAATATCTACTTGGATATCTACACCTCGTTTTGACAGCTCTTTTGTGATTGCAGTAAATACTGTTATAAAAAACTCAGTATCACTAATTACTATTTCTGTAAGTTTCTTAATGTTCTCTATTAATTCACTGTGAATGCTATTTAGTTTTTTCTCATCAGGGGTATCTATTTTATCTATCAGAGCATTCAAGTTATCCATGTCTGAATAAATTCTGATGAGTTTTTCTTCAAGAATTAATATGTTTTGAATTGACTCTATATCAATTTTGTCTATTGAGCATAATAGCTTTTTGTCAATTCTTTCTAATGTTCCAATGTTGTGATTAAATTTTCTAATATGGAATTTGTCAGCTTTAATAGCGTTGTCAACAATCGTACAAAACATATTTATACTAGAATCAAATTGTTCCCTAAGTAAAAAAAGCGACGCACTCAATGCTAGCTTTGATTTTGATTCAGTATCCTTTTTTGTCTGATATAAATATATAAAAAAGGCAGAAAGGAATGGTGCAGAATAATAGACGAGGTCAGCAACAAATTTTAATGCCTCATATGATTCAATAAAGTTTTTTATTTTGACGAAATTAAGAAAAACTAAGGTGATAATGATCCCTAGTACGATGCTACCTGTTGTTCGATTTAGGAAAGATTTAAGCATTGCGCCCCCACTTACTGATGAAGATCTAACTATTTGCTATGATAACAAGTAACGCTGTGGGGGCGCAATGTCTTTTGGTTGCGGGAAGAGCAGCGTGCAGTGGGAAGATCTTCTTTTTAGTATGTTAGTCTTAAAAAACTTAGTAGGTTACGGGTAAAGCCTCTTTTAAATGAACTGTGGTTCCAGTTCCGAGAAATAGCAATGCAACTATACGGGCTGTAAGGCTTAGCGAACAGCGGGAAGGTGGCAGCCTTCCCGCCTTATATTTTACCCCACAACCCCCTCAATCCTGCCTTTATGTGTGCCCAGTCGTGCGGCGTGAGCTGCCACGGTTGGGCCTTCTACTATCTTGGGCGTTGCCGGATGGGTGTGCACGGCCAGCACGTCCAGCGCGGCTTTGATTTCGTGCAGGCAGGCCAGCAGCTCTGTAAACAGGTTTGTGCCGTCGCCTTTGCTTGATGTCAGCGTCAGCGCGCCTGCTGCCTGCAGGGTGATGTTGGCGGCCTCGATGCGCTTGTCGCCGCTGGCTGTTTCCGTGCTTGCGCCCTGTACTATGGTGGTATCGTCCGCGCCTATCTGTGTTTGCCGTTTGCCTGCAATGGTCGTCTGCTGGCTGGCGGCCTGTACTGCGCGTGCTCCCTGCACTGTGGTGGTCTGTGTATACTGGGGGATGCCCTGCAGCATGTCGTTAACGGCAATATCAAGGTTGGCCCAGTCGCCACCGGCACCAATGCGCAGTTCGTTTGCGGTGTTGCCCTGCGAAAGAATATTGGCGGGCAGGTTGTCACGCATGTACTGCAGCCAGCCTTTGTTCACGTCCTGCAGCAGGGGGTTGGTCTGCATGTCGGTATCGGCGGCGGCGCTGGTGCCGTACCAGCCGATTATTTCCATGTCGTTTGCCATGCGCTGCTGCACATAGCGGGCATACCGTTCTGCAAAGTCAGGAAACTTGGCCCACACATCAATAAGACGGTAGGGCATGGAAACGTCCGCGTTGGTCTGGTGCAGTTCGTACCCGCGTGCTTCAAGGCCCATGACGTTGCGGGGCTGACGTTCTTTGCCCGGCTGGCTGGTGTCTGTGCGGCTGGTTACGGGCGATGCGGCAAAGCCCAGAATGTTCTGGCCCTTCAGTTCGTCCACGGGCAGCATGTTGATTTTAGACAAAAAGGTGGACTGCTCCACAATTTTGTCCTGCAGCTTTTGCGCGATGGAGGGCGTGACGGAAAAACTGTGCTGCACGTCCTGCACGCCGTATGTGCTGGCAAAGCGGGCCAGCATGGCATTAAAAAGTTGTCTGGTGCTCTGTTGCAAGGTCTGGCTCCTGTGGCCCTAGTACAGGGCGGTGTTGTCGCCTGCGGGGCCGTGGCTGTCGGGTACTGCGGTGGCGGGGCGTGCGCTGGAAAGGCGCGTGGCAATGTCGCTTACCTGCTGGCTCAGTTTTTCAATGCTGGTGGCCAGTGCGGTGTAGCTGTCGGCATCTGCCTGCGCGGCAGGCTGTGCTGTTTCTGCGGGCTGTTCTGCAGGGGCGGTGCCGCTGGCAGCTTCGGGCCGGGCGGCGTTGGAAAACTGTTCCGTCAGCTTGCCCAGTGTTTCTGTCAGGCTGTCCAGCTTGCCGGACAGGGCGTCGAATTGCTCTTTCTCCATGGGGTCCTCTTGGTGTTGCGGTGCCTGTGCGGGGTCTTTTTCCGGCTGCTGGTTGAACAGCTTGTCTGCAAAGCGGCGGAACCAGCCCGGCATGGTTTCTTCCGGCTCAAGGCCGGTAAATTCTGTACCTGCGTAAAAGCGGCTGTGCGGGGAATGGCGGCGCGCGCTGAACTTCAGCTCGTCCGTACCCAGTGATGCGGGCGAATCGGTAATGCCAAGCCCCACCAGATACGCCTTGCCGGAATCGGCAAAGTTGCCGTCCAGTTCCATGGAAAAGAACAGGCGCTGGCTGTACTGGTTGTCGCGCAGGTAGCTGGCGTTGGGTTCCAGGCGGGCATACAGGCTGACCACGCCTTTTTCGGTGTGTTCTGCCTTCAGCTCCAGCACCTTGCCGTAGTTCATAAAGCGGAAGTGATCAGGCCAGATCATGGCGGTGTAGGTGGCGGGGTCGTAATTTTCCGCCGCATCCAGCAGCCATTGCGGCTCTATGATGCGCCCGTCCACCGTGGGGCCGGACTGGCCTATTTTGATAAAGTCGGTCTTCAGCTTGCTCATGCGTCCATGTAGACGCATTGCAAGGGCAAGAGCAAAGAAATACGGTCCGATATGCTGTATATCGGATGGGTTACAGGCGAGAAGGTGAAATAAGCATGCTATTGCCACTGCATGAGCAGCGGCAACAATTCACAAAAGACAGAAGCAGCACGCAACCAGCGTACATACCCTGATGAAATACGAACAGCGGCACGGGGCATGTATGTGCGCCGTTATACAGTTGCAGAAATTGCAGACACACTGTCAATACCAAAGCGGACCATATACCACTGGATAGCAGCGGAAGAATGGGACGCCCTGCTGAAACATGAATCCACAGAAGACGCCATAGCCCGCAGGCTGGCGCTGCTGGTAAGCCGCGACAATAAAACCCCGCGTGAAATTAAAGAACTGGATACGCTGGTCGGCTCTCTGGAGCGGCTGCAGAAGCTGCGCATACAGGAAGCCACCCTGCGCAGAAAAATGCTGGCGGGTGAAGCTGTAACGCCGCAGGAAGGTGAACCGCCCGTGGCGGATGCGGCAGGCCAGCCCCGCAAAAAGGCCCGCACCCGCAAGGTGAAAAACGATGTTTCCGGCCTTACCCCGTCGCTGTTTCAGGAAAAGTTCCATGTGCGTTTTTTTGACTACCAGCGCAGGTGGCGCAGCTTTCTGGAATATCGCAACCGCATGTTGCTTAAGTCGCGCCAGATAGGCGCCACGTGGTACTTTGCGCAGGAGGCCTTTGAAAACGCCTGCCTGACGGGTGACAACCAGATATTTTTATCCGCCACCAAGGCGCAGTCGCAGGTGTTCCGCAACTATATAGTACAGCTATGCGGCGAAGCCTTTGACATCACCCTGCAGGGCAATCCGCTTATATTGCATACCGCCCGCGGTGCGGCAGAACTGCATTTTCTTTCCAACAACTCAAAGAGCGCCCAGAGCTACCACGGGCATGTTTACATTGATGAATTTTTCTGGATTACCAAGTTCAGTGAACTGTTCAAGGTAGCCACAGGCATGGCCGCCCATAAAAAATGGCGGCGCACGCTTTTCTCCACGCCTTCCGCCATCACGCATGAGGCATACCCCCTGTGGACCGGCGATAACTTTCAAAAGCGGTTTGCCAAGCGCAAACCGTGGCCGGATGCCGCAGCTCTTGCCGCCGGAGTCATGTGTCCGGACACATATTTTCGCAACGTAATAACCTTGGCGCAGGCGCAAAAAGGCGGGTGTGACCTTTTTGATGTGAAGCAGCTGAAGCTGGAATACACCCCGCAGGAGTTCCGCCAGCTTTTCGGGTGCGAGTTCATAGACGACACGCAGGCCGTTTTTACGCTGGCAGGGCTGGAAGCCTGCATGGCAGATCCGGAAGACTGGCCCGACGTGCAAAAGGGCAGCACGCACCCCGTGGGCAATGCTCCGGTATGGGGCGGCTATGACCCCAGCCGCAAGCGCGATGATGCTTCGTTCGTCATTCTGCTGCCGCCGCTTAAGGCGGGTGGGCCCATCCGCATGGTGGAGCGGCACAAGTGGGTGGATAAATCGTACCTGTGGCAGGCAGAGCGCATCAGAGAGCTGACGCAAAAGTACAACTTCGCCCATCTGGGTATCGATACCACCGGCCCCGGCATAGGCGTGTACGAGCAGGTCAAAAACTTCTGCCCTGTGGCTGTGCCCATCAACTATGCCGTGCAGTCCAAGGCCATGCTGGTGCTTAAAGTCATGGAAGTGGTGGAGCAAAAGCGCCTGCAATGGGACGCGGCGGAAACCGACATCGCCCACGCCTTTTTAACCATTCGCCAGACAACCACAGATAACGGCCAGATAACCTATGCCGCCAGCCGTAGTGCGACCACAGGCCACGCAGACGTGGCATGGGCCACCATGCACGCCCTTGCGGCAGAGCCGCTGGCCCGCCCCACAGGCCACAACAGTTGTACCGTGGTTATCAGCCGATAAAACAGAACCCGTCATCAGGAAACTTCAATGGCAAAAAAGCATAGAAAAACAGCGGCAAAAGCAGGCAGCAGCAACGTGCAGGCGTTTACCTTCGGCGATCCGGAGCCGGTACTTTCCGGCGCGGTGTATGATGCGCTGGGGGTGTGGCTGCTGGATAACGGCAAATACTATTCGCCGCCGGTACCGCTGGCCGGTCTGGCGCGGCTGCTGCGTGCAAACGCCTATCACGGGCCCATACTGGAGTTTAAAACCAACGTGACTCTGCGCGGGTTCAAGGCTTCGCCTGTGCTGCCGCGCCGCGTTATGCACGCCATGACAACGGACTATATGGTGTTTGCCAACGCCTATCTGCAAAAGGTTGTTAACTGGTATACCATTTCCCCCAGCGCGCTGGACTTGCACGAACAAACAAGAGCGGCCCTGAAACAATGTTCAGGGCCGCATCAGGTACAGTTGTTGTTGGGGTAAGAGCCTCTATTTTTCAGCTAGATAACTCCGTTTTCCCGGAATTACTCCCCGAACGCCGCCTGTAGGCTCTTCGCAGTCACCCTTTCTGCGTGGAATAAGGTGGATATGCGCGTGGAAAATAGTTTGGCCAGCATCAAAACCGTTATTTACGCCTATATTGAAGCCTGTAACGGATGAATCTTCTTGCTGGATGTTCTCTTTCAGCCGTTGCAGCAAAATATCTGCATCGGCTTTTTCTTGTGCTGTCAGGCTGAAGTAGTCTGGCGTGTGTCGCTTAGGAATGATGAGACGATGCCCCTGTGTGACGGGGTATTTGTCTTGAAGCACAACACAAGTGCCGTATTCATCCTCTACGTTGCCATTGGCGGCAAGTGTGCAAAAAATGCAAGAGCTGTTATTTGACAAACTCAAACCCCATAGATTCAAGGTCAGCAACTATGGCGTGCAGATCTTCGTTGCTACTGTTTACCTCTGGTACAAAAAGGCGCGTGTGGCCATCGTCCAGAAGTGCGTAAAGAGTCTGTAAAAAATGTGCCTTAAGCTCTGGAGACTCTAGCCACGTGTCAAGGGTGCCCCAGTGCGCTTGCATTGCCCCATTTTTATTGGGCTTCTTACCCCATAAATGGATAGAGGCAATGTTGTGCCTGCATTCGGCCAGTGGCTGCAGCACCTTGTCAATGTCCTGTCTTGTACGTGGCTTTGGCCCGAAGTGGGCGGAAAACAGCTGTGGAACATCCAGGCAAAGGCGCAATTTTAAACTTTTGCGGTCAATAATTTTTGAAAGGGCGATTACGTCATCCCGTTTGCTCAGTGCAAAGCGCCCCCCGCTATAACGCGTGCCGTGCCGGTTTTCGATGACAATGCGTAAAGGGGAAAAGTGAGCGCTTAATTCTGCTTCGAAAGAAGCATAGATTGCCGCAAAGTCTTCCAGCGTGGGGCAATAGTCCGTAAAGGGCGGATGAATTTCAACTATGGTTGGAGCAGGGTGGCCTGCGCACAGTCGAATGATGTATTCGCAAAACTCGGTAGCCCATTGCGGACCATGCCAAAGGCGGGGAATGCCGGATTTATGACTTTGTCTTATCGTCGCCAGACCTTCCAGCGCTGGTTGTGAAAACTCTCTTGTGCCTGCCGAGTACTCGGTGTGCAAACAATATGCTTCTGCGGGCCGTAATTGTTTAACATCAAAGTGGGCGGCAAGCTCTGCAATGGCAGGCTTGATATGGGATGGATAACGCTTTGTGTGATATTGGACAGGGATAAGTTTTGGCATATGTAACTCTTGCTATGGCAAATGAATACAAAATATTACGTTGGGTATGGTCAAGAGTCAACGGGCGGTAAATATGCCCTTTGGACTTGCACGAACAAACAAGAGCGGCCCTGAAACAATGTTCAGGGCCGCAGCAGGTACAGTTGTTGTTGGGGTGAAGATATTGTTTTCTGCTGGCCAACTAAATGTTTTTTTATGCTGGTGTTGCGCAAACTGAGTTGTCTTGATAACGGATTTCAAAATTGGAATACCGTATTGGAGGTAGCTATGTGGAAGGTTTTTATCGTTGCCGTTGTGTTGGCTCTGGCTCTGCCTGTCGTGTGCATGGCAGATCAGAAGCAGCCTGAAAAACAGGCTGAGCTGCAGCAATTGCCCGAGTATGAAAATTGCCCGAGGCCGGAAAAAGACGCCCCCCGGCCGAACAAGCAAAAAGCCCGTGCTGCCATTATGCTGGATGTTATACAAAAACATCCGGAAAAAGCTTTGGATATTATGGAACTGTTGATGGAGCGCAAGATGAGTGTCGGCTTGCGCGAGGGCATTACTACGACTTGTGCAGACTACATTATTTTTATTAGGGGTAATGAAAAATTTGATCCGCCCTTTTTAGCTACAGGGCGGATCTTTGGCGACTTTAAGTAGCCATGCTGTTAAATTTTTGAGCAGGAGACATCAATAGCATCCACGGCGCAGACGGTAATGCACTCCATGCAGCAGTTGCAGTTGGGAATGTTAGCAGTAACTACTTTTTTGCCTAGAAATTTGAATACACCCCGTTTGCATGCGATTACGCATGCACCGCAATTTGTGCACTCCCAAGGGTTTATGTAAATTCCAAAACAACTTGGCATGCTATTCTCCTTTGTTAAATGTGCCAAAATTTAGATCGGTGTAAACGTGGTGTGGTGTAAATATCTCTGCATCCGTTTTTGCTAGGAACGTACAATAGCAAAGCGCCCGCATTACATTCCAGTGATGCGGGCGCTTTTTGTGTCGGGTAAAGGTTGTTATTGCAGCAAAGGGAGTCGTTGCAAGGGGAATACTTAATCTTTTATCAACGCCAGCAAAGAGCTTTTGTAGGGGGCTGTGCCCTGTCGGTACACCTCAGGGAACCTGTCTGTAATCCTTGCCACTTCAAACAGGCTAGGACTAAGCCAGAGTAATAGCTGCATTATTGACGAGTATCTTTTTCGTAAGATGTCCAGCCTTTTCCAGATGGGTTCATGATGAAAGACTCGATTTCTAAACTTGCGAATTTCGTTCAGTTCGGTGGCTAAATAGCCCCTGTCTCGGTATGGTTTTACAACGTTACCAAACGCGCCGTTCAGCAATACAGGGACAAGGCTGGCCGCATATGACTTGTTGAAGAGTGCTGTCCAAAAGCCAAATTCCAGTTCTGCTACAATTTTCCCTGCTCGCTTATGGTCTTCTGGCTGCAGCTTTCCGCGAGCCTTGGCAACTTGTCCGGTCTGGTATTTTGTCAGGCAGTTGCCATCAAACCAGAGGGCGCTTCCGTAATGCGAAGCTAAGGTTTGATGCATCGCGTTACGCAAGGCAATTTCCAGGTGCTGTAAAGGCGTATAAAGAGCCGCCCCTAGTTCGGCGTTCCACATGTACCGGAGTAGTGCGTCAAAATGTGTCTCGCCAGAATAGCGGTAAGCGCCTAAGCGTTCTTCTGAAAGTGATTCAGCTACCAATTGCGTAAAAAGCCCTTGCATGTCGTGAATCCTGTGTATATATATGTCTTGCAGAGCTTGGGAGAAGACCCCTCTTGGATTTATGCCAATGAAGTCCCCAAGCCATTGAAATCAAACCCCGCATTAGCGGGGTTTTTCTTTTTTATCAATGTAAACAACATGCCCCCGTCACAGGAATTGTGGCGGGGGCGTTTTGTTTATGTTCGATTGCTTGCAGGCAGCTGTTCCTGCCTTTCCAGCGTGTCACCGCAGGTATGCAGGTCTGTGGCCAGCAGGGATAGCAGCAGCGAAAGGCCACCCATGGTTTCGGGTAGGTTGGCGGCCAGCGTGCGCAGGGCTTCGGCGTGTCGGTAGATGCGTTCTATAGGGTCACTGTATGACATGAGGCGTCTCCTCTTGTGGCAGGGCGGCCTGCATGCGCTCTACATCCCCCGCTAGCCAATGCAACTGTCGGCTTAGCACGTCCAGATTTATCATATGCAGTTTGTTCTGGTGCAGGGCCAGCTTCAGCATACGTCTGGTAGTGCTTATCTGTCCGGCCAGATCGGCCAGATCATCTGTCAGCCGCGCTAATCCGGCTATTACGTCCACGGCGTCTTTATAGATTGGGTTCTGATGGTTGGCACTCATGCTATGGCCTCCGCAAAAGATGAGTGTGTGTTAACGCGGTGTGGCGTAATGGCTGGATGTGTATTGGCGCATACCGCAAAGCCGATACCAGAGCCAGATGTCTGCCACAGAAAAATGGCAAAGAATGAAAAGAGGTTTGCAGCATTCATGATGCCGCCCCCGTTTGCAGATCTGCGGCAACGGCGATGATGGTGTCAATAACACCGCATAACAGATTGTCGAAAAGGGGATCGGGGCAGCCGCGCTGCCTGCCGATGTTCAGGTAATCGGCAGCGGCAATGAGCGCCTGTGCATGAGGCATGGTGGAAGGCTGGGCCGCAGAATGCGCGGCAAGGCCGACCATAGAAGCTGGGCAAGCGGAAACAGCAACGCAGTGCTGGCTGCCGCTTTCGGGGTGGGTACGCAGTGCCATAAGGCATCTCCTAGTGATTGTTCAATTGGCAGGCTCGATTATGAGGACTGCCGGGAGCTGAACACCGCACTAGGTCGGCGGGCGTATTTCCCTTGCGGGTATTGTATTAGCCGCACTCCCGGCAGCAAAGTTCGTGGAATGTTTTGGATGCACCTTTGGTAATGACGAAAGCACGGTTCCGCAAGGGTGCAGGTGCACCAAAAGGACCAGCTTTCCCCTTTCAAAGGGCATAAAAAAGCCACGGCTGACGGGCGTGATAGCCGCCTAGTGTTATTGTAGGTGTGTTCAGCACCTAAGGATAAATTGACCTATATGGGGTTGGTGTGTCAAGGGGCCACTGCTCTTGCATAGTCTAAATACTCTTGCTGTGGAGTCCTAACCTCACTCCATCGATTACGTTGGTACGCAGTTAGTCCTGTAGGACATTCTCTTTGTAAACAATATGTAAGGGTTAGTCTGTTTTTTGCTCTTGATACCCCAACAAAGTAAGTACACAAGTTTTCATTTCTATTGTCGCCCCAGAACGTTTCTTCTTCAATTGATTGTATTATAACTGCTTCGAATTCAAGGCCTTTAGCTTTGTGTATAGTGAGCAGTCTTACTGCAGCGATTTCTCCTCCAGCACGGAGCGTGTCAATAAAGCTATAACCATTTATGAGAGAACTTCGTATAACATCCTGAGTTTGGGTGATGATTTCTTGAAGGCGAGCCTCTTTTTGGTACTCATGTGAGAGCATAGCTAGACGCGAATTTGTTAACGTGCTGAGTAACTCGTTTACTAGCTGCCATTTAGTATCAAAATTCATATAGTTTTCAGGTGATAACTTGATGCGCTCGGTGTTTTTATTGATTAGCGCCTTGATGACACTTGATAACTGCTTTGACTCATCGCTATTTTCTAGTGTGTTGAGCATACTAGAAAAACGCGTCCATGCTTGTGGTTCCCTTTCACCAAACAATATCAGAAGGTAATCAATGATGATAATGCACACGGGTTGCTGCATAAGGTCCTGTGTTGCATATTCTTCACGAAATGGAATGTTATTTTCGACAAGCTTGGTAATTACTTTCTGCAGAAATTGCCGTGGTTGATTGCGAACAAGTATAGCGATTTCGCTAATTGGTATCCCTTCATCGATCCACTTTTGGATTTGGTCTCGAATGAAGCTCGCTTCCGCGTCGCAGTTTGGACACTCAACTATTGCAATCTCCCCATCGTCACTTTCTTCCTCTAACTCTCTGGCAGCTTCTGGCTCAAGTGAACGTACTATTTCGTTTTGCATTCTTTGGAGACGCATTTGCGATCTATAGTTGAAGTATAGTCTTGTTACAGTAGTATTAAAATCATGATGGAAATGGTTAAAGACACCTTCAAGAGCATTTGCCCATCCCATGATTCTTTGTTTGATATCGCCTACGGCAATAATACGAGCATTACTTGTTGAAAAGGCAAGCTTTAGAAGATGATATTGCCTGTCTGTGCAGTCTTGAAATTCATCTAAAAAAATATCTGTATATGTGGCTTGTAATGCTTTTATAGCATAACTACAGTTTTCTAAAATAGAAATTGCAAGAGGCAAAAAGTCATCATAAGTAATTTGCTTGTTTGTTACTCTAACATCACCGATGGTATAATCAGGGTCAAGAGCATCAAGTCCTGTTAGTGCGGGACGGAATTTGTCAATTAGCATTAAAGAAAAAGCATGGAATGTATAACTGTCGAAACGCCTCGCAAGCTGAAGTCCACTTCTTTTTTTTACCCGATCCTTTAAATTTTTACTCGCATCAGCTTTAAAAGAAATTGCCAAGATGCGTCTAGGATAGGGCGTTGTTCCTGTGCGAAGCAGAAAATCTGCCCTTTGAGCGAGGACTTCTGTTTTTCCTGCCCCAGGTCCTGCTGTGACAAGTAAATTCCGATCTGAAAAAGTGGCAGCGTTATGTGCATTAGGCTCTAATTGTTCTATGCCAATGGGGCGCCATTCTTCTGGTTTAATCACTCTGGGATCCCCCCTAATAGTGATTGTACTTTTGCTATTAATATTTCCAGAGCCTCGGGCATGTGTGTTGCTAGCTCTTCATCTGTGAGCTTGGCTAAAGCCTGTAGATGGGCAGCGGGCTTGCTCCCCAGCTTGAAGAGCTTGTGATATTGAGCAAACAGTGCTTTTTGTGACGTAGAATATTGCTCCAAGCAGGAGTACCTCTTGCCCAAAACTGATTTTATTGTAGTTTGACTTGGTTCTTCCAAACCCTCTATGTTTTCTATTCCATAAGCTGAAGAGAATTGTTCAAGCATTAAAAAGTCAAGGTCTAAGGGTGTGGAGTAGAAAATGTTTGAACGTGTAAAACATGTGAGAAGGCCATCTTGTGGATTTTTTGATACACAATCCAGAATGTGAAAATATTTTTCTTGCCAAGCCTCGGTGGCATCTCTAGGGACTGCTTGGCAAAGATAAGACTCTGGACTGTACTCTTCCATTTTATCATACGCATAGTGAAGCCTTCCCCATCCCCCTTGGTAGCGTCCAACATCTAAGTCAAGCAATGTGACAAATGGAATTTCTAACCCCGTCAGCAGCCGCCAAAAATGATTTACGTGACGGCCCCCTAATGGTGCGATTACAACTCCTGCGTGGTCTACTGGCATTCCTTTTGCCTGAAATAGCTTTGGAAGAACTATAAGTTCACTGTCTCCTTCGCCAAGAACCACAAGCCTTGCAAAGAATACCTCTGGGTAAGCCATTACTGCTTGTCTCACAAACTTGTGAGCTTCGTCTGTGTTAGGCGGTAAAGTTACTGTTTTAACAGTAGCTGTTCGCTCAGGGCTTAAACGAAGGTACCGTATTTGTTCAGGCGTAATGCGTTTTAAAATGGATGGTGCATGCGTTGCTATGATTGACTGGGAGGTGTCTTGTTTCCCTAAAGAATGAAGGGCGTTAATAATTCTACCGAGGTAGTGAGGTGCTAAGCTGTTTTCAGGTTCCTCCACAGCGAGGATGGTAAAAACTGCGGGGTGTAGCTTGTCTGTATTGACGTTTGTAACTTGTTGAGAAAGTGCGGCTTGTCCAAAGTTATGTGCTGCAAGGACAAGAGCAATATACAGAAGTGATTTTTGCCCGTCACTAAGACGTGAAAATGGTATACTGGCTTGCCCATGGGCTGGGCTGAAGTGGATGTTTATGTGGCGTAAAAAAGATTCAATATCGTTAGATCCAAAGCTAAGTTGGGGATCTTTAAAAAAATTCCCTCGGTGGACAGCTTGCCAGTAACGCTCAAGAGTCTGATTAAAACAAGAAATAGTTGTGTTTTCTGCAAGACAACCTGCGGCACTGCACGCGAGGTCATTAACATTTTGCTGCTGCCCGTCCCATCTGGTTGCACGAAGGATTCTTCCAAGTAGTGTATTTATTCCATAAGCGATATGAGATGCAGGATCTCGTCGAGCAGGAAGGTAATGTAGTTGGATGTCATTTCTATCAAGTTTGCTTACTGGAAATTTTTCATAGCTACTATCGTTTATTACTCTTGTAACATACGATAAGTTAGCTTCAATCTCTCCCAGTTGGTTGATCTCTGCTTCAAGCCTGTAACGTACTG encodes the following:
- a CDS encoding terminase large subunit domain-containing protein, encoding MSSGNNSQKTEAARNQRTYPDEIRTAARGMYVRRYTVAEIADTLSIPKRTIYHWIAAEEWDALLKHESTEDAIARRLALLVSRDNKTPREIKELDTLVGSLERLQKLRIQEATLRRKMLAGEAVTPQEGEPPVADAAGQPRKKARTRKVKNDVSGLTPSLFQEKFHVRFFDYQRRWRSFLEYRNRMLLKSRQIGATWYFAQEAFENACLTGDNQIFLSATKAQSQVFRNYIVQLCGEAFDITLQGNPLILHTARGAAELHFLSNNSKSAQSYHGHVYIDEFFWITKFSELFKVATGMAAHKKWRRTLFSTPSAITHEAYPLWTGDNFQKRFAKRKPWPDAAALAAGVMCPDTYFRNVITLAQAQKGGCDLFDVKQLKLEYTPQEFRQLFGCEFIDDTQAVFTLAGLEACMADPEDWPDVQKGSTHPVGNAPVWGGYDPSRKRDDASFVILLPPLKAGGPIRMVERHKWVDKSYLWQAERIRELTQKYNFAHLGIDTTGPGIGVYEQVKNFCPVAVPINYAVQSKAMLVLKVMEVVEQKRLQWDAAETDIAHAFLTIRQTTTDNGQITYAASRSATTGHADVAWATMHALAAEPLARPTGHNSCTVVISR
- a CDS encoding HIT family protein, yielding MSNNSSCIFCTLAANGNVEDEYGTCVVLQDKYPVTQGHRLIIPKRHTPDYFSLTAQEKADADILLQRLKENIQQEDSSVTGFNIGVNNGFDAGQTIFHAHIHLIPRRKGDCEEPTGGVRGVIPGKRSYLAEK
- a CDS encoding Abi family protein translates to MQGLFTQLVAESLSEERLGAYRYSGETHFDALLRYMWNAELGAALYTPLQHLEIALRNAMHQTLASHYGSALWFDGNCLTKYQTGQVAKARGKLQPEDHKRAGKIVAELEFGFWTALFNKSYAASLVPVLLNGAFGNVVKPYRDRGYLATELNEIRKFRNRVFHHEPIWKRLDILRKRYSSIMQLLLWLSPSLFEVARITDRFPEVYRQGTAPYKSSLLALIKD
- a CDS encoding UvrD-helicase domain-containing protein translates to MIKPEEWRPIGIEQLEPNAHNAATFSDRNLLVTAGPGAGKTEVLAQRADFLLRTGTTPYPRRILAISFKADASKNLKDRVKKRSGLQLARRFDSYTFHAFSLMLIDKFRPALTGLDALDPDYTIGDVRVTNKQITYDDFLPLAISILENCSYAIKALQATYTDIFLDEFQDCTDRQYHLLKLAFSTSNARIIAVGDIKQRIMGWANALEGVFNHFHHDFNTTVTRLYFNYRSQMRLQRMQNEIVRSLEPEAARELEEESDDGEIAIVECPNCDAEASFIRDQIQKWIDEGIPISEIAILVRNQPRQFLQKVITKLVENNIPFREEYATQDLMQQPVCIIIIDYLLILFGEREPQAWTRFSSMLNTLENSDESKQLSSVIKALINKNTERIKLSPENYMNFDTKWQLVNELLSTLTNSRLAMLSHEYQKEARLQEIITQTQDVIRSSLINGYSFIDTLRAGGEIAAVRLLTIHKAKGLEFEAVIIQSIEEETFWGDNRNENLCTYFVGVSRAKNRLTLTYCLQRECPTGLTAYQRNRWSEVRTPQQEYLDYARAVAP
- a CDS encoding P2 family phage major capsid protein produces the protein MQQSTRQLFNAMLARFASTYGVQDVQHSFSVTPSIAQKLQDKIVEQSTFLSKINMLPVDELKGQNILGFAASPVTSRTDTSQPGKERQPRNVMGLEARGYELHQTNADVSMPYRLIDVWAKFPDFAERYARYVQQRMANDMEIIGWYGTSAAADTDMQTNPLLQDVNKGWLQYMRDNLPANILSQGNTANELRIGAGGDWANLDIAVNDMLQGIPQYTQTTTVQGARAVQAASQQTTIAGKRQTQIGADDTTIVQGASTETASGDKRIEAANITLQAAGALTLTSSKGDGTNLFTELLACLHEIKAALDVLAVHTHPATPKIVEGPTVAAHAARLGTHKGRIEGVVG
- a CDS encoding GPO family capsid scaffolding protein — protein: MSKLKTDFIKIGQSGPTVDGRIIEPQWLLDAAENYDPATYTAMIWPDHFRFMNYGKVLELKAEHTEKGVVSLYARLEPNASYLRDNQYSQRLFFSMELDGNFADSGKAYLVGLGITDSPASLGTDELKFSARRHSPHSRFYAGTEFTGLEPEETMPGWFRRFADKLFNQQPEKDPAQAPQHQEDPMEKEQFDALSGKLDSLTETLGKLTEQFSNAARPEAASGTAPAEQPAETAQPAAQADADSYTALATSIEKLSQQVSDIATRLSSARPATAVPDSHGPAGDNTALY